The Malus domestica chromosome 08, GDT2T_hap1 genomic interval aatagaTGGCCAAGGTGCTCAGCAGACACAATCAACAATACCGCACTACACCTGTGgttcaaagaaaataaataaaaggaggGGGAAAGGATGAGACATGACTTCAAGGAATAAAATTTGATGCATTAAAGGTATATTAGCACTTTCAcatcaattttttattataattattataaactttaaaAGTTTGTTATAATTCTATATGAGCTCCAAATTTCCCCTTGAAAATCCTTTGTTTGCATATAGTCCTACAAAATAAGAAAATCAcaaataaactactatttaagGATGAAAAACTATACATAATCGGTAATAAAAATACTAGTTTGAACACTACAATTTAATGatattatttcttcaaaaaataCTAAAGAGATTCTTTCAAAATGGAACTCTCTATAGACTTTTTGATATcttatatttttttagggtaaacTGCCAATTTAGTCTCTAAATTATCATCTTAATAaaaattaggtccctaaactattttttttttcaaaaaaattagtccttgaattataaaaatctgcaaaTTACATCCCTAATGTTATATTtgaagctactatattcaattttccgtcaatgtaagtcacgttacttgcatgtgatgcacattggagggtagattagtagtttttcataaagaaatagtgtatgaagttaactttggaggagaaattagtagtttttttttataaagaaatagtgtaaatTAACTTTGAGGGTAAATTAGATATTAAAttcgcaacctatatgaaatgttaagcaCTTATAGACAAGAAAATGATggtattacactctaaagtgtgtcaagtgacttaagttgacaaaaattggataaaatagctttgaatataataatagggatgaaattagcaatttctaatgaatttagggatttattttaccgaaaaaaATAAGTCAAGACCTAATTTTCAATGAAATGATAGATGAGAAACTAAATCCACATTCATCCTATTTTTTATactcaatattttataatgtttttaGTCGAGACTTGAGAGACagaaaaaagacaaaaacaaatcatTTCCAGTAGAAAGAGATAACGTTTGAAACGTCCGACTCCGAGTTTCCATCTGAATAATCGTACGTACACTATCAACTGGCCTACGCCACTTCACTCTACCAGTAACAGAAGCAGCGGCGCAGCAATGTCGAGGGACGAGGCGGAAACGGcggaaaatgaaaataattgggcggcggaggaggaggaggaggagcagtGCCGTCTGTACGAAGCCTACAACGAACTCCACGGCCTTGCGCAGGCCTTCGACACTCCATTCGACGCGCCAGCGGTGCTTGTGGTGGGCCACCAGACCGACGGCAAGAGCGCCTTGGTGGAAGCACTCATGGGGTTCCAGTTTAACCACGTCGGCGGCGGCACCAAGACCCGCCGTCCCATCACCCTTCACATGAAGTACGATCCCCACGCCCATTCCCCcgtctgccgcctcctcctgcCCTCGGATTCCAATTCCGATTACGAAAAGCCTCTCTCGCTCCAAGAAATTCAAGCCTACATTGAAGCTGAGAACATGAGGTTGGAGAAGGAGCCTTGTCTCTTCTCCTCCAAGGAGATCATAATTCGAGTGGAGTACAAGTATTGCCCAAATCTTACCATTATCGACACTCCTGGACTAATCGCTCCTGCTCCTGGTCCAAAGAATCGAGCTTTACAGGTTTCCCATTGTCAATAATGTTTGAATTTCGAGTCGAAAACATGATGGTTTCATTGGTGACCGTATTCCAAATTTCGATAGTGTTGCATCGTAAATTTGTAATTGATGATGATGACAGGGCCAAGCTCGTGCTGTTGAAGCACTTGTACGAGCGAAAATGCAGCATAAGGAGTTTATAATTTTGTGTCTTGAAGATTGCAGTGACTGGAGTAATGCAACAACAAGAAGGGTTGTAATGCAGGTATTGCTTCTTTTGTTCTGTTTATGCATTGTGTTGTATTGATTTTACTCTTTCCGGTCAAGCTTTACCTTGGTCATTGTGTGCAGATTGATCCCGAGCTCTCAAGGACTGTGATTGTCTCAACAAAACTTGATACCAAAATACCCCAGTTTTCTCGTGCCTCGGATGTGGAAGTATTTCTCTTACCTCCCACTTGTATGCTCGATGGGAGTATCTTGGGAGACTCTCCCTTCTTCACTTCTGTGCCCTCTGGAAGAGTTGGTGTAGGCCAAGATTCGGTTTACAGATCTAATGATGAGTTCAAAAAGGTATTCATGCTCACCCTCTATTCATTTTCGGAGAGTAAAAAAAAGAGGAAGGGTTGTGATGTTAATTCGGCAACCTAATTGATGGTTGCCAATATTCCGCTGCAGATTATTGTTTTTATCATTTAATGATATAAACATTAAGCTTTAAAGTAGATCAGTATTATTTAGTAACTATATTtcattgagtgtgataatttaATCCACTGACCCTCAGTGGCAACTTTTGAAGTCAGAGTTTGCTTCTTTATGGCTCTAAATGATGGCCGGTTTGCACCATTTTCTTATACAGGCAATATCATTAAGAGAGATGGAAGATGTTGCAAGCTTGGAGGAGAAAATGGGCCGGTCACTGTCAATGCAAGAAAGAAGTCGAATAGGTGTAAGCAAACTTAGGTCGTTTTTGGAAGAATTGCTACAGAAAAGGTTATTAATACTTCGGTCCTTCCTATTCTGATAATAATAGTGACAACTTGCTAAGTTCCATGGCTAAAAGTTTGGAAATCAAATTTTGCAAGGTATATGGATAATGTGCCACTAATCATTCCACTTCTTGAGAAGGAGTTCCGTAGCGCAACAAgaaagatgaatgaaataaatcaaGAACTCAGGTCCATAGTTTTAACTTACAAAGCACATCCCTTTAGGGCAATATACAGACTGGATGAAATTTATGGCACTTTATTTGCTTAAACTTTGATCAGACCATTGACCAGGAAGGTTAAGCAAATTTTGTTTTCTCTGATATTATAAACgttttctcatttttctcattgATTTCTTTTATATTGGTTGGTTATATTGcgttattttttttatgcagCACTTTGGATGAACTGAAACTAAAGGAGAAAGGAAGAATATTTCATGATCTGTTCTTGACAAAGGTTTCTGTAGTTTAGATGTTGTTGTTTTCGAGTAGTCATTTGTTATTGTTATTCATATCTTAGTATCTGAATCTTCCGTGGCTGGTGTATTGTACTTTATCTGTGGGCAGTAGAATGGCCTCACGCAATAGTGCTAAAGGTTAGGACCACATTGAGACCTCCCTCTAAGGACATCGGTCAAAAGTAGATTAGGGTCTTCCTTTTGTTTCCCTTCAAATTGTTGGGGTGGAAAAATTCATGTGACTATTCATAATGCTCAGCTGTGTTTGATTTGTGCTTACAATAGAAGTCTCATGATTTTATGAAACCTTTTATGTTatcgtttattttttttcattagtttggatgttttagattttagtttttcatttgaaatttaatgttctaagaggtcgcacttggtgcgatggcaagtgccttcgcccatgagcggtaggtctcgggttcgagacttgggagcagcctctccataaatgggggtaaggctagccgacattcacctatcccagaccctgcgtaaagcgggagccttgtgcactgggtacgacctttttatttgaaatttaatgTTCTAAAAACTATTGTTTGGTTTTATGTGTGTTTTTACTGACAAAAGTTTGCTTTGTTCCTCAGTTATCATTGCTACTAAAAGGAACAGTTGTTGCACCTCCAGATAAATTTGGTAAATAATCTTAAGTTGTTTATCGGTTAATCACAAACTATTTAAGCATATGGTTACTAAAGGTGAAACAGTACAGGATCAGAGGACTAGTGATGGGAATTTATTTCATGTTGTGTTGCTGGAGTCTTCGCTATTTTAGTTTCATTTATATACCATTGGAGTCTTTGCTATTTTAGTTTCATTTATATACCGTTTCTTTCTCAAGGTGAAACGCTACAGGACGAGAGGACTAACGGAGGGGCATTTGTTAGCAGTGATGGCCTTCAGTTCCCTCACAAGCTTATACCTGTAAGTTATAGAATTCTCAGAGAGTAAATTTTCTTTTGCGTTTGCATGGCTTGTGGGAGAAACATTGCCACACTGAaatctctctcccccccccccctcttttgtggcttgttttgtttttctttctaaatgtaGGAGTCAGCCTGGCTTCTTGCTGTCCTTTCCAATATGAACACCAAACTGTGCGATGCTGCCTTTTCTGTTTCTCTCGTAAACATCTAGGTTAAATTTTCTACTAGGCTGAAATATGTAGACTTGTTTCTTGTCTTCTGGACCCAAACTGACTTTATTTTTTAGAGTTTCATATACATGCATGTAAGCACTGTTTACCCGTTTGTGCAGAATGCAGGAATGCGTCTATATGGGGGTGCACAATACCATCGTGCCATGGCTGAGTTCCGTTTTGTAGTTGGAGGTATAAAATGCCCTCCAATTACGAGGGAAGAAATTGTAAATGCATGTGGAGTGGAAGATTTACATGATGGAACAAACTACTCAAGGTATCTATGATTTTATTATATGTCATACTTGTGATTCTGATTTTTAAGCTGCAATATTTGTGGTCCaaattttttcttgaatttttgttttcctttctaTTACTAATCCCTATTCCATTTCAAATTTACTTTCGATAAATCAGGACAGCTTGTGTAATAGCTGTTGCAAAGGCACGTGATACGTTTGAGCCTTTCCTTCATCAGGTGAGGAATAATTTCTCTCAATAATTTCCCATTTTTCATTCCTTCCATATACACGAGGGTGCGTGTGCGATGTGCTGCTTCAAATTATACTTTTTTGTGGTGAATCAGACTACATATTATTTCGCAAGTAAATATCTTGTTATGACCATCATGTTCTTAGCCATCTGTGAGaaaattaatattttctacTCATGCAGTTAGGTTGTAGGCTCTTGCACATTCTGAAGAGATTACTTCCTATATCAGTCTATCTTCTTCAGGTATGGACTACACCGTTGTGTTGGTTAGCGGTTTCCAAATCTTGTGTGCATATAAACTCCTCAAGTTCTATGCAGTTAATTCTTGCAATATCTATCTTGCTTTCTACAGAAAGATGGTGAGTATTTAAGTGGCCATGAGGTGTTTCTGAGGCGTGTTGCTTCTGCTTTCAATGATTTTGCAGAATCTACCGAAAGGGCTTGTCGTGAAAAGTAAGCCACTTTGTTACTTATATATATTACTATTTAGTAAGTGAGTACCGCtgtgtttattatttatttattttcattttcgaTACATTAAAACAAGCATGTCATAACTAAATCAAAGgaatcaaaatttaatacaGTTTACAACCATAGACAGAAGATTTTATGTCAATCTTCCTCTAGTTTGCGTCAATAGTTATGGGGGCATCTATTGAAGCGCTGACTTCTCTAAATTTGTGTTAGCCACCACATGATCAATGTGTGCTAAAAGAATTAAATGTCTCAAATTATAGTTGCAAGGCATCCAACATGGTAGATTAACCAGTTAAATCAGCTACTAATAAATATTACGTTACCTAATCTTTTTATAGCAATCTCTAACTGTTCATCCAAACCATCTTTCAGAGGTCTCCATTTAGTCATTAGAACAGTATGTTACACCAAACTTCCTGTTCTTTAGAATCACAAATGATAAAACCTATAAAATTTTCGGTAATACGTTTTACTGATTCATCAAAATTTATTCGGGCAATGTAGGGCCTTTTGAGAGGTTTCCAAATGGAATGCCACTCATTGATCCAAGAAATGCATACTGCCTCTCTTAAGAAAAACCTTGAGTCACTATGGAACTACGGAAATTTTAAGAGGAAAAAGTGCCCAAAAGCAAACATCTTGACTCCCATTAAAATCTACCAAAAACCAGCTTCACCTAAAGATCTAAACTCAGTTCATGAAGGAAATGTCTTGCATTCATCGAACCTGCACGAGGAAGCCAAGAAACAAATGTGGAAATTTAGGAGGAATACCCAATTACTGGTTGTGTGGTTGCATGGATGCAATGAACCACATCTAACCTAGATCGATTCCCTAGATGCTGCATTTGctaaattacataaattttgGAACTGATGAGCTAGAATTCTCGTACATGGCTAATGCTACCCGCTAAGGTTATTTTCAGTCAATCTTTCAAACTAGACACATAAAAACAttgttcaggtaattaaataTGATATTCTTTCATTAAATGCAGCAGGAAAACATTAATGTCCAGTTTATTGATTGATTATACTTCAAGTGAAATTAAGAATTGATGCAATCCCCAAGAATGTGTATGTCTTGTATATCCCGCTTTTCTTCACCTAAACCATTTTCTGTTAAATATGTTTTTGCTGCAGATGCATGGAGGATTTAGTAAGCACCACCCGTTATGTGACCTGGTCTCTTCACAACAAGGTAATTATAGTTGACTACGAAGGCATTCTTACATGTCTTATGCTGTAATTTCAAATTGTTGTATTTACAAAAATTTGAATGAGTTTGATTTTGAAGTGATGAAATAGATTTAGAAGGAAGATATAGCAGTGAAAACAGTTAACGAATGCTCTTTTCTAGTTGAACTACCTGGAAACGAGGAGATAACTTCTTTCTCACTTTCTGGCtgagaaaaagataaaaaaaaaaagattactgTTGTAGACCTACTAGGATAAATAGATTAACATCTGAAATACTAAAAGTCCGTTAGGGGCTTTAAAAGAATTGTCTTTTATGCCATATAAACGCTAAGTTTGATTTCAACCCCCTAAAATAACTTATCAGAAGGAAAAGGACATAATATTCCAATTAATATGCTGTTAGTATATAGCTAATAACCCACATACGAATgctttatgtatatatattttttatattgtgGAACCTGAAAAGGGAGCATTCAAACCTTATTATTTCTACAGGATTCATTATATTGCATGATTTTCCCTATCACATCTACTTGCTCTAATAATTTGATGTCATTTGATGCCTAATTAGTAGAATCGAGCTGGGTTACGTCAATTTTTAGACTCTTTCGCTGGAACAGAACATGCCACGACAGGTGGTAGTGGTGCATCTGCTGGTCTTTCTCAAGATTCATCCTTTGGGTCAGTCAccagtgagaaggatacaaagtCACGGGGAGATGTGAAGCTCAGTCATGTGGCATCTGGCACTGATTTGACATCTTCTATTCATTCAACAGAAACAAGGCTGGCTGATCTTTTAGATAGTACACTTTGGAATAGGAGGCTGGCTCCTTCATCTGAAAGGATCGTTTATGCTTTGGTGCAGCAGATATTTCATGGCATAAAGGAATATTTCTTAGCCTCTGCAGAGTTGAAGGTTTGTAATATAAACTGCTTCTTTCCAAATGTAACTGAGTAAGTGGAAGTGGTAACTAGCATGCTATTTGGTCGATATTTCAGGCGAAGTGAATAATGACTTGTTTCGTTAGTTTTAAatcagacacacacacacacatataaacaCTATCAACCCTCTAATGGGACGTTTTGTTTTGTATAATAACTTGTGCCATTGTTTTGCAGTTCAACTGCTTTCTTCTGATGCCTGTTGTAGATAAGTTGCCTGCACTGCTTAGAGAAGACTTAAAATCTGCTTTTGAGGATGACTTGGATAATATTTTTGATATCACCAATCTGAGACACTTATTAGGCCAGCGAAAGCGAGATGCAGAAATTGAGATTAAAAGGGTATTTCAATTATGCCTTGTGTTTCTATTTCACTTATAACCTCTcaaattgctctctttcttacCCACTTCACGCGTGCTTGCACACATTTGTCTGACATACTTTTGAATTTGCAGATCAAGAGGCTCAAGGATAAGTTCAGATCACTAAATAAGAAGCTTAGTTCGAATCAAACGATTGCTACTGCCTTTTCCTGACTACCATTGGTATCGGAGGTCAAATTCGTTGGAtaagttcttttctttttgataGTTTGCTTATGATAATGACATGTGTGGTGGCTTAGAGAAGTTTATTGGAACAATCTTACATGTTTATCTGGACAAGAGGATTCTATTTCATTGCGTGGACCATGTTTTGTAAACTATAATTTCTCGTTTACACATGAGTCATGCTTTCGTTGCTATCTAGGATTGGTTTGGACACACATCTCCGTATTTGCTTGGT includes:
- the LOC103453626 gene encoding dynamin-like protein ARC5 gives rise to the protein MSRDEAETAENENNWAAEEEEEEQCRLYEAYNELHGLAQAFDTPFDAPAVLVVGHQTDGKSALVEALMGFQFNHVGGGTKTRRPITLHMKYDPHAHSPVCRLLLPSDSNSDYEKPLSLQEIQAYIEAENMRLEKEPCLFSSKEIIIRVEYKYCPNLTIIDTPGLIAPAPGPKNRALQGQARAVEALVRAKMQHKEFIILCLEDCSDWSNATTRRVVMQIDPELSRTVIVSTKLDTKIPQFSRASDVEVFLLPPTCMLDGSILGDSPFFTSVPSGRVGVGQDSVYRSNDEFKKAISLREMEDVASLEEKMGRSLSMQERSRIGVSKLRSFLEELLQKRYMDNVPLIIPLLEKEFRSATRKMNEINQELSTLDELKLKEKGRIFHDLFLTKLSLLLKGTVVAPPDKFGETLQDERTNGGAFVSSDGLQFPHKLIPNAGMRLYGGAQYHRAMAEFRFVVGGIKCPPITREEIVNACGVEDLHDGTNYSRTACVIAVAKARDTFEPFLHQLGCRLLHILKRLLPISVYLLQKDGEYLSGHEVFLRRVASAFNDFAESTERACREKCMEDLVSTTRYVTWSLHNKNRAGLRQFLDSFAGTEHATTGGSGASAGLSQDSSFGSVTSEKDTKSRGDVKLSHVASGTDLTSSIHSTETRLADLLDSTLWNRRLAPSSERIVYALVQQIFHGIKEYFLASAELKFNCFLLMPVVDKLPALLREDLKSAFEDDLDNIFDITNLRHLLGQRKRDAEIEIKRIKRLKDKFRSLNKKLSSNQTIATAFS